One Salvelinus fontinalis isolate EN_2023a chromosome 27, ASM2944872v1, whole genome shotgun sequence genomic region harbors:
- the LOC129824823 gene encoding T-cell activation Rho GTPase-activating protein-like, translating into MKTRRRQLFLFSDVIAITMLKSSASYRLKHRVSLEDLWLYGFEEEEGGGGEIDLRTSLVLAWPLAFCVVSFHSPEVKERWLDTLHRKIKAAKERAGSTTPAPSVLMKVLSGSITAKTGVGMEPSIKFLLDSDTKIPAVPSCVTQPIENGSNSKWGILRKLRRSSTLTSMSSRPDTDSKSHLFGQSLYKTCPEDGTLPKPITDILVLLCKKGPSTEGVFRKNGNSKNLKAIREQLDSGTEVEMESLPVVLLVGLLKNFLKELPGSLLVSDMYETWMKALETKDIHHRSLELKRVVDKLPGPNILLLRNILCVLHHITERADANKMDANNLALCIAPTLLQKDTMSLDVQTVEKVRELTQFLIEHCCEIFGEDILSLLGDPEEDNSDSVSSQQHDSAYDSNDPDAEGDSMGSTNVEGEGERCGSSPSLLFACGMQCGSIPSNTFTNKKHFDRRCSEPIIFTSAEKRSLIGLARSNDDFSVEGRDFEEHPLKKQISDDSFLLPECGVTNTRHATTLSLPKLGGSQTRTWRQLDPSCLSSCSLESASSNTSEVSLFTSSPLTSPACQHRGQSTRHAPLSAKPRAEPPRADTTEVVSMKVDSKALMRTKSLGAFGFARGSLKKGDHQKEKPFSCGTLEEDSQSEVEAPVAEASLRQKRPLSAVEVFLQVDSRLPSQPPSYEQAVQSATQPSPPHYGSMTVSAVAATLSRKSRPASMNANFLYSCPVNQYTDCFSRGIDGDDVTAAQQHSVGFRQRAMSESVSRARHETASRHETASRHETVSRRCSQPVFEEHSYTKESYV; encoded by the exons ATGAAGACCAGAAGGAGACAACTCTTCCTCTTCAGCGACGTGATCGCAATCACCATGCTCAA GTCCAGTGCTAGCTACCGTCTGAAGCACAGGGTGAGTCTGGAAGATCTGTGGCTTTATGGCtttgaggaggaagagggaggagggggagagattgaCCTCAGGACGTCCCTGGTCCTGGCCTGGCCCCTTGCCTTCTGTGTGGTGTCCTTCCA CTCACCTGAGGTAAAAGAACGCTGGTTGGATACTCTTCACAG GAAGATTAAAGCAGCAAAAGAAAGGGCAGGTTCTACCACACCAGCCCCAAGTGTCCTCATGAAGGTGCTGAGCGGCAGTATCACA GCTAAAACAGGAGTGGGCATGGAGCCTTCTATCAAGTTTTTGCTTGAT AGTGACACAAAGATCCCCGCCGTGCCCAGCTGTGTAACACAGCCCATTG AAAATGGTAGCAACAGTAAATGGGGCATCTTGAGGAAGTTGAGGAGAAGCTCCACCCTCACCAGCATGTCCTCCCGTCCAGACACAGACTCCAAGAGCCATCTGTTTGGACAGTCTCTCTACAAGACCTGCCCAGAGGACGGGACTCTTCCGAAGCCTATCACA gATATATTGGTGCTGCTGTGCAAGAAAGGCCCCTCCACAGAGGGGGTGTTCAGGAAGAACGGCAACAGTAAGAACCTGAAGGCCATCAGGGAGCAGCTCGACAGTGGGACGGAGGTGGAGATGGAGTCCTTGCCCGTGGTTCTCCTGGTGGGACTACTCAAG AATTTTCTGAAGGAGCTCCCGGGCAGCCTGCTAGTGTCGGATATGTATGAGACCTGGATGAAGGCCCTGGAGACTAAGGACATCCACCACAGAAGCTTAGAGCTCAAAAG GGTGGTAGACAAGCTACCAGGACCTAACATACTCCTGCTGCGGAACATTCTGTGTGTGCTCCATCACATCACCGAGAGGGCAGACGCCAACAAGATGGACGCCAATAACTTGGCATTGTGCATCGCACCCACTCTGCTGCAGAAGGACACCATGTCCTTAGACGTGCAGACCGTGGAGAAG GTGAGAGAGCTGACACAGTTTCTGATCGAGCATTGCTGTGAGATCTTTGGAGAGGACATCCTGAGCCTTTTGGGAGATCCCGAAGAGGATAACTCAG ATTCCGTGTCGTCACAGCAACACGATTCTGCGTATGACAGCAACGACCCGGACGCTGAGGGGGACAGTATGGGGTCCACGAacgtagagggtgagggggaaaGGTGCGGCTcgtccccatctctcctctttgCGTGCGGGATGCAATGCGGCTCGATCCCTTCCAACACCTTCACCAACAAGAAGCACTTCGACCGCCGCTGCTCAGAGCCAATCATCTTCACCTCTGCCGAGAAGAGGAGCCTGATTGGCCTGGCCCGTAGTAACGACGATTTCTCCGTGGAGGGGCGGGACTTTGAGGAGCATCCACTCAAAAAGCAGATCTCTGATGACTCCTTCCTGCTCCCAGAATGTGGTGTTACCAACACCAGGCATGCCACCACGCTGTCTCTCCCCAAACTCGGCGGCAGCCAGACGAGGACTTGGCGGCAGCTTGATCCGTCATGCCTGTCATCCTGCTCCCTGGAGAGCGCCTCCTCCAACACATCAGAGGTCTCCCTGTTCACCAGCTCGCCGCTGACATCCCCGGCCTGCCAACACAGGGGCCAGTCCACACGCCATGCTCCCCTCTCCGCCAAACCCAGGGCAGAGCCCCCGAGGGCAGACACGACGGAAGTGGTGTCCATGAAGGTGGACAGTAAAGCCCTGATGAGGACCAAGAGCCTGGGGGCCTTTGGCTTCGCCAGGGGCAGTCTCAAGAAAGGCGACCACCAGAAGGAGAAGCCTTTCTCTTGCGGGACCCTCGAGGAGGACTCCCAGAGTGAGGTGGAGGCCCCAGTGGCCGAGGCCTCTCTCAGACAGAAGCGCCCCCTGTCTGCGGTGGAGGTCTTCCTACAGGTGGACAGCAGACTGCCCTCCCAGCCCCCTTCGTACGAGCAGGCAGTCCAGAGTGCGACTCAGCCCTCCCCACCGCATTATGGCTCCATGACTGTCAGTGCCGTCGCTGCCACTCTCAGCAGGAAGTCCCGCCCAGCCTCTATGAACGCAAACTTCCTGTACTCCTGTCCCGTCAATCAATACACAGACTGCTTCTCTCGGGGGATAGACGGTGATGATGTCACTGCAGCCCAGCAGCATTCGGTCGGGTTCCGCCAGCGAGCGATGTCTGAGTCCGTGTCAAGGGCACGCCACGAGACAGCGTCACGCCACGAGACAGCGTCACGCCACGAGACTGTGTCACGGAGGTGCAGCCAGCCCGTGTTCGAGGAGCATTCTTACACCAAGGAGTCCTACGTTTGA